The Dyella jiangningensis genome includes a window with the following:
- a CDS encoding transposase, protein MTSKRFTDEFKAEAVKQVSERGYPVTEVAE, encoded by the coding sequence ATGACCAGCAAGCGTTTCACTGACGAGTTTAAGGCTGAAGCGGTTAAGCAGGTTAGCGAGCGTGGCTACCCCGTTACGGAGGTGGCCGAGC